In the Nilaparvata lugens isolate BPH chromosome 9, ASM1435652v1, whole genome shotgun sequence genome, one interval contains:
- the LOC111043484 gene encoding immediate early response 3-interacting protein 1: protein MGFTLWNLFEATLLCLNAVCILHEERFLAKIGWGINSNVQGFGEPQSVKFQILNLIRSIRTVMRIPLIFFNVATIFIKLLLG, encoded by the exons ATGGGATTTACGTTGTGGAATTTATTTGAAGCAACGCTATTGTGTTTGAATGCCGTTTGTATACTACACGAGGAGAGATTTTTAGCAAAAA TTGGCTGGGGCATAAACAGTAACGTTCAAGGATTTGGAGAGCCACAATCggtcaaatttcaaattttaaatttgatacGATCAATAAGAACTGTGATGAGAA TTCCCCTGATATTCTTCAACGTTGCTACAATATTCATAAAACTACTACTTGGATGA